In Flavobacterium sp. N1736, the following are encoded in one genomic region:
- the argS gene encoding arginine--tRNA ligase, with the protein MSLSQILTPSIQKAIQALFDVTVDKIEFQTTRKEFEGDITMVIFPLLKVIKSNPAELGNKIGNYLVDNVDEVARFNVVSGFLNIVIGDSYYLNFFNEIKDNNKFGYVAPNSDDKAIMVEYSSPNTNKPLHLGHVRNNLLGYSVAEIIKASGKKVYKTQIINDRGIHICKSMLAWEKFGKGETPESSNLKGDKLVGKYYVEFDKAYKGEINQLIETGKTEEEAKKQAPIIVEAQEMLKKWEAGDEKVIALWKKMNEWVYDGFATTYTNLGVNFDKYYYESNTYLLGKDVVQVGLDKGVFEKDPDGSVWIDLTDEGLDRKIVLRSDGTAVYMTQDIGTAIQRVKDMPDVGGMVYTVGNEQDYHFKVLFLILKKLGFDWASSLYHLSYGMVDLPSGKMKSREGTVVDADDLMQDMTDTAKQISEDLGKLDSYSAEEKAKLYKTIGLGALKYYILKVDPKKRILFNPEESVDFAGNTGPFIQYTYARIQSIIRKADFDFSAKTNIEVLHEKEKELVKQIELFPEVIQNAAQNHSPALIANYTYDLVKEYNSFYQSVHILGETDLTKKIFRVQLSQKVAEVIKAAFTLLGIEVPERM; encoded by the coding sequence ATGTCATTATCACAAATTCTTACACCTTCTATACAAAAAGCAATACAAGCATTATTTGATGTTACTGTTGATAAAATCGAATTTCAAACTACCCGAAAAGAGTTTGAAGGCGATATTACGATGGTAATTTTTCCTTTACTAAAAGTGATTAAAAGCAATCCTGCCGAATTAGGAAATAAAATTGGAAATTATCTGGTTGATAATGTTGACGAAGTAGCACGCTTTAATGTAGTTTCGGGCTTTTTGAATATTGTAATTGGAGATAGTTATTATTTGAATTTCTTTAATGAAATAAAAGACAATAATAAGTTTGGATATGTTGCTCCAAATAGTGATGATAAAGCTATTATGGTCGAATATTCGTCGCCAAACACCAATAAACCTTTGCATTTAGGTCACGTTCGTAATAACTTGTTAGGATATTCTGTTGCTGAAATTATTAAAGCTTCAGGTAAAAAAGTATACAAAACGCAAATCATTAATGATCGCGGAATTCATATTTGTAAATCAATGTTAGCCTGGGAGAAATTTGGAAAAGGAGAAACTCCGGAAAGTTCAAATTTAAAAGGTGATAAATTAGTTGGTAAATATTATGTTGAGTTTGATAAAGCTTACAAAGGCGAAATCAACCAATTAATTGAAACCGGAAAAACAGAAGAAGAGGCTAAAAAGCAAGCGCCAATTATTGTTGAAGCGCAGGAAATGCTTAAAAAATGGGAAGCTGGCGATGAAAAGGTAATTGCTCTTTGGAAAAAAATGAACGAATGGGTTTATGATGGTTTTGCCACAACTTATACCAATCTTGGAGTTAATTTTGATAAATATTATTACGAAAGCAATACGTATTTATTAGGGAAAGATGTTGTTCAGGTTGGTCTTGATAAAGGAGTTTTCGAAAAAGATCCTGATGGTTCAGTTTGGATAGACTTAACAGATGAAGGTTTAGATCGTAAAATCGTTTTGCGTTCTGATGGAACTGCGGTTTATATGACTCAGGATATTGGAACTGCAATTCAGCGTGTAAAAGATATGCCGGATGTTGGCGGAATGGTTTATACAGTTGGAAATGAGCAGGATTATCATTTTAAAGTATTATTCTTGATCCTGAAAAAACTTGGTTTTGACTGGGCTTCCAGTCTTTATCATTTGTCATACGGAATGGTTGATTTACCGTCGGGAAAAATGAAAAGCCGTGAAGGAACTGTTGTTGATGCCGATGATTTGATGCAGGATATGACAGATACAGCCAAACAAATTTCTGAAGATTTAGGGAAATTGGATAGTTATTCTGCCGAAGAAAAAGCGAAATTGTACAAAACAATTGGTCTTGGCGCTTTAAAATATTACATTCTAAAAGTAGATCCAAAAAAACGAATTTTGTTTAATCCTGAAGAATCTGTTGATTTTGCCGGAAATACAGGTCCGTTTATACAATATACATACGCGAGAATTCAATCGATTATTCGTAAAGCCGATTTTGATTTTTCTGCCAAAACCAATATCGAAGTGCTTCACGAAAAAGAAAAAGAACTGGTAAAACAAATCGAACTTTTTCCCGAAGTAATTCAAAATGCAGCACAAAATCATAGCCCGGCTTTAATTGCGAATTATACCTATGATTTGGTAAAAGAATACAATTCATTCTATCAGTCTGTTCATATTTTAGGAGAAACTGATTTAACAAAAAAGATATTCAGAGTACAGCTTTCTCAAAAAGTAGCCGAAGTAATTAAAGCTGCATTTACGTTATTAGGAATTGAAGTTCCGGAGAGAATGTAA
- a CDS encoding TonB-dependent receptor domain-containing protein — protein sequence MKLKFFLFVLLGVISTAQAQNSGIISGKIVEKANSAPISYATVSIKDNGKVVSGVNTDDNGDFTIKNLALKSYTIEIQYIGFRKYIGSVILSDNKKTATINVSLEEEATQLKGVNIVSERSTIEQKIDRKVITVGKDLTTAGASASDIMNNIPSVNVDQDGKLSLRGNDNVRVLIDGRPSNIDPAQLLKQIPSTSIKKIELITNPSAKYNPEGMSGIINIILHKNANTGFNGSYSGGITFGQTAKYNQSLDLNYKTGKVNFFGNVGQNFGTYYNDGFIRRMDQDIVQKIDVINDNDSYLYKIGMDYLIDDHNTLSFYTNQNKSDGKGYVDTDIDYNNVSNSNISNIFQKSKYTGPDQVGTYNLAYKHIFKKEGHTLDFEGNYSDNKETQYASFDTKTTNLDNTVNSIIYDDYIKGTRKLSTLNIDYVNPLNEKTTLEAGAEARITRTGNDYITGNPLAALPVSNYTYDTDIYSAYVTFGQKFKKLSYQLGARFESYKVAANLNHGLEKFDDDYITLYPSAYLTYNLNEKNTFQLSYSRRVDRPSLEQTKPIREFSTPLVTSLGNPELRPQFTNSVEVNYTKTLEKGSFTAGVFVRSINDQISRILYPDDSEPNSNKQIMTFTNYDHNTAYGFEVSLNYKITKWWDIQPSIDFSSINQRGVVFLYENGVSVPKERPVTVAAFNGRMNSNFKVNKRLSFLLFGFYRGAVDGVQNNSHEMYKMDIGSRYTLLDNKMNISLRFNDVFNTMKYAFDTMYPYPQAGQFKWESQTVYLGLTYNFGGATIKNLQRKQREDNTNKGGGGMF from the coding sequence ATGAAATTAAAATTCTTTCTGTTTGTATTACTGGGTGTAATATCAACAGCACAAGCCCAAAATTCTGGAATCATTTCCGGAAAAATTGTAGAAAAAGCAAACAGCGCACCAATATCGTATGCAACAGTTTCGATTAAAGACAACGGAAAAGTAGTATCTGGTGTAAACACAGATGATAATGGAGATTTCACAATTAAAAATTTAGCTTTAAAAAGTTATACGATCGAAATTCAATACATTGGATTTAGAAAATATATTGGTTCTGTTATTTTAAGTGATAACAAAAAAACAGCAACAATTAACGTTTCTCTTGAAGAAGAAGCAACGCAGCTAAAAGGTGTAAATATTGTTAGTGAACGATCAACAATAGAACAAAAAATTGACCGAAAAGTAATTACCGTTGGAAAAGATTTGACTACTGCCGGAGCTTCTGCATCTGATATTATGAACAATATTCCATCAGTAAACGTAGATCAGGACGGAAAACTTTCTCTTCGTGGAAACGATAATGTTCGTGTATTAATTGACGGAAGACCATCTAATATTGATCCGGCTCAATTGTTAAAACAAATTCCATCGACTTCAATCAAAAAAATTGAGTTAATCACCAATCCAAGTGCAAAATACAATCCGGAAGGAATGTCAGGAATCATCAATATTATTCTTCATAAAAATGCTAATACAGGATTTAACGGAAGTTATAGCGGAGGAATCACTTTTGGTCAAACGGCTAAATACAATCAGTCTTTAGATTTAAACTACAAAACCGGAAAAGTGAATTTCTTTGGAAATGTGGGGCAAAACTTTGGTACTTATTACAATGATGGATTTATCAGAAGAATGGATCAGGATATTGTTCAAAAAATTGATGTTATAAACGATAATGATTCCTACTTGTATAAAATTGGAATGGATTATTTAATCGACGATCATAATACATTGTCGTTTTATACGAATCAAAATAAATCAGACGGTAAAGGATATGTAGATACTGATATTGATTACAATAACGTATCAAATTCTAATATCTCAAATATCTTTCAAAAATCAAAATATACAGGTCCGGATCAGGTTGGAACTTATAATTTAGCGTACAAACATATCTTTAAAAAAGAAGGACATACCTTAGATTTTGAAGGGAATTACAGCGATAATAAAGAAACTCAATATGCTTCTTTTGATACTAAAACAACAAATCTTGACAATACTGTAAACAGCATTATTTATGATGATTACATAAAAGGTACTCGAAAATTGAGCACTTTGAATATTGATTATGTAAATCCGTTAAACGAGAAAACGACTCTTGAAGCGGGTGCAGAAGCCAGAATTACCAGAACAGGTAATGATTATATTACAGGAAATCCGCTTGCAGCACTACCGGTTTCTAATTATACTTATGATACGGATATCTATTCTGCTTATGTAACTTTTGGTCAGAAATTTAAAAAATTAAGCTACCAATTAGGTGCTCGTTTTGAAAGTTATAAAGTAGCTGCAAATTTAAATCACGGTCTTGAAAAATTTGATGATGATTATATTACGTTATATCCATCGGCTTATTTAACATATAATCTGAATGAGAAAAACACTTTCCAACTAAGTTACAGCCGTCGTGTTGACCGTCCAAGTTTAGAACAGACAAAACCTATTCGTGAGTTTTCGACTCCGTTAGTAACGTCATTAGGAAATCCTGAATTAAGACCTCAGTTTACAAACTCTGTTGAAGTAAATTATACTAAAACGCTTGAAAAAGGAAGTTTTACTGCTGGTGTTTTTGTTAGAAGTATCAATGATCAAATTAGCCGAATTTTATATCCGGACGATTCAGAGCCTAACAGCAACAAGCAAATTATGACTTTTACGAACTACGATCACAATACAGCTTACGGTTTTGAAGTTTCTTTGAATTACAAAATCACAAAATGGTGGGATATCCAACCGTCTATTGATTTCTCAAGCATCAACCAACGAGGAGTTGTGTTTTTATATGAAAATGGTGTAAGCGTACCAAAGGAACGACCAGTTACTGTGGCAGCATTTAATGGTCGTATGAATTCGAACTTTAAAGTAAACAAACGTTTAAGCTTTTTATTATTCGGTTTTTACAGAGGCGCAGTTGATGGAGTGCAAAATAATAGCCATGAAATGTACAAAATGGACATAGGTTCGCGTTATACATTATTAGACAACAAAATGAACATTAGTTTACGTTTTAATGATGTCTTTAATACTATGAAATATGCTTTTGACACAATGTATCCTTATCCTCAGGCAGGACAGTTTAAATGGGAAAGTCAAACTGTTTATTTAGGATTAACATACAACTTTGGAGGTGCAACAATTAAAAACCTGCAACGTAAACAAAGAGAAGATAACACTAATAAAGGTGGTGGTGGAATGTTTTAA
- a CDS encoding copper homeostasis protein CutC, whose protein sequence is MKKNQLEIACFNYESALIAQENGADRIELCENMQLGGTTPNSILVVKVREMLTIKMHVIIRPRGGNFVYSDEELTEMKQDIKQYKKLGVDGFVFGILKKNGHVNKRQNKELVHLAHPLSCTFHRAFDVVANVEESLEDIIDCGFKTILTSGQGINVEEGIFTLENIQKLAKDRIEIMPGGGLRSSNIELLQEKLEPTFFHSSAITDKTETANPEEIKELKNFL, encoded by the coding sequence ATGAAAAAAAATCAACTTGAAATAGCGTGTTTTAATTACGAATCGGCATTGATAGCTCAGGAAAATGGGGCTGACCGAATTGAATTGTGCGAGAATATGCAGCTTGGAGGAACAACACCAAATTCGATTTTAGTGGTGAAAGTTCGCGAAATGCTTACTATTAAAATGCATGTGATCATAAGACCTCGCGGTGGAAATTTTGTTTATTCGGATGAAGAACTTACAGAAATGAAACAGGATATTAAACAGTATAAAAAACTGGGAGTTGATGGTTTTGTTTTTGGAATTTTAAAAAAGAACGGTCATGTCAACAAAAGACAAAATAAAGAATTAGTGCATTTGGCGCATCCTCTTTCCTGTACATTTCATCGCGCTTTTGATGTTGTGGCAAATGTAGAAGAATCTCTTGAGGATATAATTGATTGTGGTTTTAAAACCATTTTAACTTCTGGACAGGGAATAAATGTGGAAGAAGGAATTTTTACTTTAGAAAACATTCAAAAATTAGCCAAAGACAGAATCGAAATTATGCCCGGCGGCGGATTACGATCTTCAAATATTGAATTGCTTCAGGAAAAATTAGAACCTACATTTTTTCATTCATCAGCAATTACAGATAAAACGGAAACAGCAAATCCGGAAGAAATAAAAGAATTGAAGAATTTTTTATAA
- a CDS encoding 3-oxoacyl-ACP synthase III family protein: MYHSKIAGLGYYVPSNVVTNEDLSKIMETNDEWIQERTGIQERRHIIRGEDSTTTMGVKAAKIAIERSGVAKEDIDFVVFATLSPDYYFPGPGVLVQRDLGLRTVGALDVRNQCSGFVYAISVADQYIKTGMYKNILVIGSEVHSTGLDMTTRGRGVSVIFGDGAGAAVLSREEDLTKGILSTHLHSEGQHAEELALQAPGMGARWVTDIIADNDPNDESYYPYMNGQFVFKNAVVRFAEVINEGLEANGLQVSDIDMLIPHQANLRISQFIQNKFKLTDDQVHNNIQKYGNTTAASIPIALTEAWEQGKIKSGDTVVLAAFGSGFTWASAIIKW, from the coding sequence ATGTATCATTCAAAAATAGCGGGCTTAGGATATTATGTTCCTTCTAATGTTGTAACGAACGAAGATTTGTCTAAAATAATGGAGACAAATGATGAATGGATTCAGGAGAGAACCGGAATTCAGGAGCGCAGACATATCATTCGTGGAGAAGATTCTACAACTACAATGGGAGTTAAAGCTGCTAAAATTGCAATAGAACGTTCTGGCGTAGCCAAAGAAGATATTGATTTTGTGGTTTTTGCGACATTAAGTCCGGATTACTATTTTCCGGGACCGGGAGTTTTAGTGCAGCGTGATTTAGGTTTAAGAACGGTAGGAGCATTAGATGTTAGAAATCAATGTTCAGGATTTGTTTACGCGATTTCTGTGGCAGATCAATATATTAAAACCGGAATGTATAAAAATATTTTGGTGATTGGTTCTGAAGTGCATTCAACTGGATTGGATATGACAACCCGCGGACGTGGTGTTTCGGTAATTTTTGGAGATGGAGCAGGAGCGGCTGTTTTAAGCCGTGAAGAAGATTTAACCAAAGGAATTTTATCAACTCATTTACATTCAGAAGGACAGCATGCAGAAGAGCTTGCTTTGCAGGCACCGGGAATGGGAGCACGCTGGGTAACGGATATTATTGCAGATAATGATCCAAATGATGAGAGTTATTATCCATACATGAACGGACAATTCGTATTTAAAAATGCAGTAGTTCGTTTTGCTGAGGTAATTAACGAAGGTTTAGAAGCAAATGGTTTACAGGTTTCAGATATTGATATGTTGATTCCGCATCAGGCAAATTTGAGAATTTCACAATTCATTCAAAATAAATTTAAGCTGACTGATGATCAGGTGCATAATAATATCCAGAAATACGGAAACACAACTGCAGCCTCTATTCCAATTGCTTTAACAGAAGCCTGGGAACAAGGAAAAATTAAATCTGGAGACACAGTTGTTCTGGCTGCTTTTGGTAGTGGATTTACATGGGCAAGTGCTATTATTAAATGGTAA
- a CDS encoding ABC transporter ATP-binding protein, which yields MLDIKNISFSYTDKSVINNVSFTIEKGQNIAIIGESGCGKSTLLKLMYGLYDLDEGEIFYNGTPVLGPKHNLIPGMPYMKYLAQDFDLSPFETVAENVGKFLSNGFANMKKLRVQELLEMVEMDQFSNVKAKFLSGGQQQRVALVRVLALEPEVILLDEPFSQIDAFRKNALRRNLFRYLKQKGITVIIATHDSTDALSFADEAIVMRNGEVIIKDNPTKIYENPETKYVASLFGEVNEVATHLLVSYEDETHKTLVYPHQFKMVAESNLPVKIRRTYFRGNHYLIESVYKRQLIFFESEIDLPLEENVFLALNYL from the coding sequence ATGCTCGACATAAAAAATATTTCTTTTTCGTATACTGATAAATCGGTTATTAATAACGTTTCTTTTACCATAGAAAAAGGTCAGAATATTGCTATTATTGGCGAAAGTGGCTGCGGAAAAAGTACACTGCTTAAACTCATGTATGGTTTATACGATCTTGATGAAGGTGAAATTTTTTATAACGGAACTCCGGTTTTAGGACCAAAACACAATTTGATTCCCGGAATGCCTTATATGAAATATCTGGCGCAGGATTTTGATTTATCTCCATTTGAAACCGTGGCAGAGAATGTTGGAAAGTTTCTTTCGAATGGTTTTGCAAACATGAAAAAACTTCGAGTTCAGGAATTATTAGAAATGGTCGAAATGGATCAGTTTTCTAACGTAAAGGCAAAGTTTTTAAGTGGAGGACAACAACAAAGAGTAGCTTTGGTGCGCGTTTTGGCTTTAGAACCAGAAGTTATTTTGCTTGATGAACCATTTAGCCAGATCGACGCTTTTCGTAAAAATGCTTTACGAAGAAATTTATTCCGATACCTGAAACAAAAAGGAATTACTGTTATTATTGCTACGCATGACAGTACAGATGCTTTGTCATTTGCAGATGAAGCGATTGTAATGCGAAACGGAGAAGTTATCATAAAAGATAATCCAACAAAAATTTACGAGAATCCTGAAACTAAATATGTGGCTTCGCTTTTTGGCGAAGTAAACGAAGTTGCTACACATTTATTGGTTTCTTATGAGGATGAAACACATAAAACATTAGTATATCCACATCAGTTTAAAATGGTTGCCGAATCTAATTTGCCGGTAAAAATTAGAAGAACTTATTTTAGAGGAAACCATTATTTAATAGAATCCGTTTACAAACGACAATTAATATTTTTTGAAAGTGAAATTGATTTACCGCTTGAAGAAAATGTTTTTTTAGCTTTAAATTATTTATAA
- a CDS encoding OmpA family protein, whose amino-acid sequence MKKITVLGLSSLLVLVSLFASCDSVKNANNTQKGAGIGVVAGGLIGGILGNNLGKGGNAALGAAIGAAVGGGTGALIGNKMDKQAREIDQALPGADVERVGEGIHLTLNENAVRFDTNKSTLTAQAKANLDKLVPVFNDYGDTDIQIFGYTDNTGKPEYNLTLSGQRAASVQAYLVAKGLKSSRFKTSGLGIADPIATNDTPEGRTQNRRVEFSITANDKMVNDAKAEAGK is encoded by the coding sequence ATGAAAAAGATAACAGTTTTAGGGTTGAGCAGTTTGCTTGTATTAGTTAGTTTATTTGCAAGTTGCGATTCAGTTAAAAATGCAAATAATACACAAAAAGGTGCCGGAATTGGTGTTGTTGCCGGAGGACTTATTGGTGGTATTTTAGGAAATAATTTAGGAAAAGGCGGTAACGCTGCTTTAGGTGCTGCAATTGGTGCTGCCGTTGGTGGTGGAACCGGTGCACTTATTGGAAACAAAATGGATAAACAGGCTCGTGAAATCGATCAGGCTTTACCCGGTGCAGATGTTGAAAGAGTAGGAGAAGGAATTCACTTAACTTTAAATGAAAATGCAGTTCGTTTTGATACTAACAAATCAACATTGACAGCTCAGGCAAAAGCAAATCTTGATAAATTAGTTCCTGTATTTAATGATTACGGAGATACTGATATTCAAATTTTTGGTTATACGGATAATACAGGTAAACCAGAATATAACTTGACTCTTTCTGGACAAAGAGCAGCTTCTGTTCAGGCTTATTTAGTAGCAAAAGGTTTAAAATCAAGCCGTTTTAAAACTTCAGGTTTAGGAATTGCTGATCCAATTGCAACAAATGATACTCCCGAAGGAAGAACTCAAAACCGTCGTGTAGAATTTTCAATTACTGCAAACGACAAAATGGTAAATGATGCTAAAGCAGAAGCCGGAAAATAG
- a CDS encoding lipocalin family protein yields the protein MKKIIFICMISTMFFACKSSSSTASTEATTLSTKLDRPTQVALKGNWVLTNVSYPGSDYIKVNSFDLADSKCFIGSTWNFISNNNKGTMTLNAPSCTAFTSPIVWSINNQGLFVLKIVDPGLKSKNVKSGYLLKVAGLSDNSFQLIDNINVGGQVKDVTYQFQRAN from the coding sequence ATGAAGAAAATTATTTTCATTTGTATGATTTCCACCATGTTTTTTGCGTGTAAATCATCTTCGTCGACAGCTTCAACAGAGGCAACTACACTTTCAACTAAACTTGACAGACCTACTCAGGTAGCACTAAAAGGAAATTGGGTTCTTACTAATGTATCTTACCCAGGTTCTGATTATATCAAAGTTAATTCTTTTGATCTTGCAGATTCTAAATGCTTCATTGGAAGTACCTGGAATTTTATTTCAAATAATAATAAAGGAACAATGACTTTAAATGCACCAAGCTGTACTGCATTTACATCTCCAATCGTTTGGAGTATTAACAATCAGGGGCTTTTTGTTCTTAAAATTGTAGATCCGGGATTAAAATCAAAAAATGTTAAATCAGGATACTTGCTTAAAGTAGCGGGATTAAGTGATAATTCATTTCAGTTAATCGATAACATTAATGTTGGTGGACAAGTTAAGGATGTTACGTACCAATTTCAAAGAGCTAATTAA
- the htpG gene encoding molecular chaperone HtpG, giving the protein MTTGKINVSVENIFPLIKKFLYSDHEIFLRELVSNGTDATLKLKHLISIGEAKVEYGNPVIEIKVDKEGKKIHIIDQGLGMTADEVEKYINQVAFSGAEEFLDKYKDSAKDSGIIGHFGLGFYSAFMVAEKVEIITKSYKDERAAHWTCDGSPEFTLEPADKTSRGTEIILHVAEDSLEFLEDSKISGLLNKYNKFMPIPIKFGTRTETLPKPEDAPEDYINETVETDNIINNPNPAWTKQPTELSDDDYKNFYRELYPMQFEDPLFNIHLNVDYPFNLTGILYFPKLGGDMQIQKDKIQLYQNQVYVTDNVEGIVPEFLTMLKGVIDSPDIPLNVSRSGLQADGAVKKISNYITRKVADKLKALFNENRADFESKWNDIKIVLEYGMLSDDKFYEKAGAFVLYPTVDDTYFTLEELKEKLKENQTDKDGKLVVLYAGNKDAQHSYIETAKEKGYEVLLLDSPIISHLIQKIEGDNKDVTFVRVDSDHIDNLIKKDENTISKLSDEEKETLKASLEAYIPKAYSVQLEAMDSQAAPFIITQPEFMRRMKEMSQSGGGGMFGMGNMPEMYNLVVNTNSDLATSILNTEDKTHQEHLVKQALDLAKLSQNLLKGEALTAFVKRSFEMIK; this is encoded by the coding sequence ATGACAACAGGTAAAATTAATGTTTCAGTAGAAAACATCTTTCCCTTAATCAAAAAGTTCTTATACAGCGATCACGAAATTTTCTTACGTGAATTGGTATCAAACGGAACCGATGCTACTTTAAAATTAAAACACCTAATTAGCATTGGCGAAGCTAAAGTAGAATATGGCAATCCGGTTATTGAAATCAAAGTTGACAAAGAAGGTAAAAAAATCCACATCATTGACCAGGGTTTGGGTATGACTGCTGATGAAGTAGAAAAATACATCAATCAGGTTGCTTTTTCAGGAGCCGAAGAATTCCTTGACAAATACAAAGATTCTGCTAAAGATTCTGGAATTATTGGTCATTTCGGACTTGGTTTCTATTCTGCTTTTATGGTTGCTGAGAAAGTAGAAATTATCACAAAATCATACAAAGACGAACGTGCTGCGCACTGGACATGTGACGGAAGTCCGGAATTCACTCTTGAACCAGCTGACAAAACTTCACGTGGTACAGAAATCATCCTGCATGTTGCCGAAGATTCATTAGAATTTTTAGAAGATTCTAAAATCAGCGGATTATTAAACAAGTACAATAAATTTATGCCTATTCCGATTAAATTCGGAACAAGAACAGAAACACTTCCAAAACCGGAAGATGCTCCTGAAGATTATATAAACGAAACAGTTGAAACTGACAATATCATCAATAATCCAAATCCGGCCTGGACAAAACAGCCAACGGAATTATCTGATGATGATTATAAAAATTTCTACAGAGAATTGTATCCAATGCAATTTGAAGATCCGTTATTCAATATTCATTTAAATGTAGATTATCCTTTTAACTTAACCGGAATTTTATATTTCCCTAAGTTAGGCGGAGATATGCAAATTCAGAAAGATAAAATTCAATTGTACCAAAATCAGGTTTACGTTACTGATAATGTAGAAGGAATTGTACCGGAATTTTTGACGATGTTAAAAGGTGTTATCGATTCTCCGGATATTCCGTTAAACGTTTCCCGTTCTGGTTTACAAGCTGATGGTGCAGTTAAGAAAATTTCAAACTACATCACCCGTAAAGTTGCTGATAAATTAAAAGCATTATTCAACGAAAACCGTGCTGATTTTGAATCAAAATGGAACGATATTAAAATCGTTTTAGAATACGGTATGCTTTCTGATGATAAATTCTACGAAAAAGCAGGTGCATTTGTTTTGTACCCAACTGTAGATGACACTTATTTTACGCTTGAAGAATTAAAAGAGAAATTAAAAGAAAACCAAACCGATAAAGACGGAAAACTGGTTGTTCTTTATGCCGGAAATAAAGATGCACAACACTCTTATATTGAAACAGCAAAAGAAAAAGGATACGAAGTATTGCTTTTAGATTCTCCGATTATTTCGCATTTAATTCAAAAAATTGAAGGCGATAATAAAGATGTAACTTTTGTACGTGTTGACTCTGATCATATTGATAACTTAATCAAAAAAGACGAAAACACGATTTCTAAGTTATCTGATGAAGAAAAAGAAACTTTAAAGGCGTCTTTAGAAGCTTATATTCCTAAAGCATATTCAGTTCAATTAGAAGCTATGGATAGCCAAGCTGCTCCGTTTATTATTACGCAACCGGAATTTATGCGTAGAATGAAAGAAATGAGTCAGTCTGGCGGTGGCGGAATGTTTGGAATGGGCAATATGCCTGAAATGTACAATTTGGTCGTAAATACCAATTCTGATTTAGCTACAAGTATCTTGAATACAGAAGACAAAACACATCAGGAACACTTGGTAAAACAAGCTTTGGATTTAGCTAAATTATCACAAAACTTATTAAAAGGTGAAGCTTTAACAGCTTTCGTAAAAAGAAGTTTTGAAATGATTAAATAA